The Chaetodon auriga isolate fChaAug3 chromosome 2, fChaAug3.hap1, whole genome shotgun sequence genome segment TTTCATACAGCTCCTGAATGTCCCCTGAGATCCAACAGAACAGGGAAAATCCCTTCATTAATTCCCTTTTCTCTTATAGTACTAACATGTGTATTTTTGAGAGTTAATGAGTGACAGGCTGTGTGGAAAATACGTTTGGTTTATGGCGGTGTCTTACCTTgtacaatgacatcatcatccaAATAGATAGCTTTCTCAGCCTCGGGTATGTATACAGGGAGATAAAACCTGGCAAAAGTCAACTGAAACACAGACGATTAACATAAGGTTATCAGGAGATGAACACAGGCAAACAgtaatatgaatatttattacgccccatttaaaaaacatttagttGTCTCACCGGTTTTACAGCCTCCAACGTCTGTGGATCTTTAGATACCTTCCCGTTGAGAACCTCAGGCTCGAAAATAACTATCTTATAGTTGATATTGTTTAGCTTTGTCTTACTGAGCCACACTCTGTTGATAAGAGAAGATGACTTGAATCAAATATGATTAGCATTTCACAAATTCCTCTTAGCTTGGATTACCAAAGACCTGCAGCACTATGCAATATATGGTATGCATGATGTAGCAAGACAGACTTGGTCCATTGTCTTACTTCAGGTGATCCACCGTGTCATTCAGGGTCACGATGGTGAAAGCGACATTGGCTTTACTGTTCTGGTAGACGCTGTTCATGGCAGCAACCACAGCACCGAGCCTGtcctcagcagcagtgatgaggaCAGGgatctcctctcctttcctcacCGTCTCTGGTCTGAGGTCTGAAGACAACTCGGATTCAAAGGGAAGAATCATCCCCGCATCTACATGGAGGGATATTTGGGCTTTCATAAGCTGTTTCCGAGGGTTCATTTTCATACACTGAAAGTGTCTGATGTGATGTTCACGTCACTACACTCCATATTCTGAGGGGCAAAAATTTAGCCACACGATGTGTATTTCCccagcacaaagaaaaacataccTGAGTTTTCCTTGTGTAAAAAGTCACTGAGGTTGAGGAGATTTCGTTGAACAATGATCAGGAaggccacagccagcagcacaagGATGACCACGTTTACTGAAAGACACAATGAAGCGCTGATGttgacagcagctgtggcaGCGGTGTCAGTGTAGGAAACGTGAATGCCACAAATAATAATGTAGAAATGGCAGCCAGTTTGACTCTGTTTTACTCTATTATTACTTTCTATTTAACTGTTTTCCATTCACGCTGTACTATCTAGACAGAATTACAGACGTGTCAGAGAAGCAAAAAGGCATCTGGCTTACCTCTCCTCAGTGTCATGACAACGACTTCATCCGCCCCTCCAGCACGCCTGatgaaaattacaaaaacaagtttaaaaataaaagtcgCTGAACTGACCTGAGTGCAGTCCAACCTGGACTTGCTGGCTAACTAATGAGAACTAAGGTGAACTCGACTTGCTGCTGTACCACTGCGTAGCGACCGCATAAATGCACAATGGAACCACAAGCAAACTATTGGCTTTTCATTGTGTTCATATGcttaaatgtgcaaaaatatgTACAACGTAGGTGAAGTCAGCTCTAAAAAAAGACACCCCGTAAGA includes the following:
- the glt8d1 gene encoding glycosyltransferase 8 domain-containing protein 1 isoform X1, coding for MTLRRVNVVILVLLAVAFLIIVQRNLLNLSDFLHKENSDAGMILPFESELSSDLRPETVRKGEEIPVLITAAEDRLGAVVAAMNSVYQNSKANVAFTIVTLNDTVDHLKVWLSKTKLNNINYKIVIFEPEVLNGKVSKDPQTLEAVKPLTFARFYLPVYIPEAEKAIYLDDDVIVQGDIQELYETNLKPGHAAAFSDDCDSASAKGIVRGAGNQNNYIGFLDFKKEAIKKLGMRANTCSFNPGVIIANLTEWRNQNITRQLEHWMQLNTQQELYSKTLAESITTPPLLIVFYKRHSAIEPMWHIRHLGTTGAGNRYSPQFVKAAKLLHWNGHYKPWGRTSSFPDVWDKWFIPDPTGKFHPVRRHTGDK
- the glt8d1 gene encoding glycosyltransferase 8 domain-containing protein 1 isoform X2 → MTLRRVNVVILVLLAVAFLIIVQRNLLNLSDFLHKENSDAGMILPFESELSSDLRPETVRKGEEIPVLITAAEDRLGAVVAAMNSVYQNSKANVAFTIVTLNDTVDHLKVWLSKTKLNNINYKIVIFEPEVLNGKVSKDPQTLEAVKPLTFARFYLPVYIPEAEKAIYLDDDVIVQGDIQELYETNLKPGHAAAFSDDCDSASAKGIVRGAGNQNNYIGFLDFKKEAIKKLGMRANTCSFNPGVIIANLTEWRNQNITRQLEHWMQLNTQYELYSKTLAESITTPPLLIVFYKRHSAIEPMWHIRHLGTTGAGNRYSPQFVKAAKLLHWNGHYKPWGRTSSFPDVWDKWFIPDPTGKFHPVRRHTGDK